TGGGGCATGTCCATTTATCTGTTCGAGAAAGTCAGCCAGCCAGTGCATTTTATCGAGCCTTGCTAGGGTTGGAGGATAAATTTTCTATACCGACAGGCAGTTGGTTGGCTTCTGGCGATTATCATCACCACCTTGCTGTTAATGAATGGTCGGGGAAACACCTTCAACCACATCAAAAAGGTCAAGCAGGTCTGGCATATTTTACCGTTCTTGTCGAAAGCAAGGAACATTTACTGGTGATGTACGAACGGGCAATCCATTTAGGAGTTTCTGTTCGATGGCTTCAGTCTCGTATGTTCGAAATTACAGATACTGACGGCATTGTCGTGCGGGTTGGTGTGAAATAGTGTATCAAAAAAGAGGCCGGGACAAAAGTCCTTGCCTCCATTATTTTTGTAGTTTTATTAGTTTGACGCAGTAGTTGTCTGGTTTGTATCACGTTGATAAATCAACATTCTACAAACCTAGTCAACCTCGCGGGGGTGAGACGACAAAATCGATTTCTTCGAAATCACGATTGAGTCCCACTCCCCTTTTTGATAGTTATAAACTATTTTTCAGTGCTTGAATCAGCTGATTATTTTCTTGAATCAACTGATCGGCTCCTTCTCGTGTCAGTCCTTCAATCTGGCGAAAACACTCTGACAAGTGCGTTTTAATATCCTGTTGGAGATGTTTCCCTCCTTCTGTTAGCTGTACATACAGTTGCCGTTTGTCCTTTTCAGGTCGCAATCTGAGAAGATACCCCTTTTCCTCTAAACGCTTGAGCAAGGGAGTTAAGGTATTGCTGGATAAGTCAAGGCGTTTACCAATCTCTTTTAAAGGCAAGGAAGCCTCCTCCCACAGCACGACTAGAACCAGATACTGGGTGTAGGTTAGATCA
The window above is part of the Streptococcus himalayensis genome. Proteins encoded here:
- a CDS encoding MarR family transcriptional regulator — protein: MNDLLSHQLCYSFYNVERLFRQFYKKNLEKFDLTYTQYLVLVVLWEEASLPLKEIGKRLDLSSNTLTPLLKRLEEKGYLLRLRPEKDKRQLYVQLTEGGKHLQQDIKTHLSECFRQIEGLTREGADQLIQENNQLIQALKNSL